A single window of Chitinophaga sp. XS-30 DNA harbors:
- a CDS encoding GNAT family N-acetyltransferase gives MEEIIIRKAMPEDLPVLLLAEQELINAERPFDPTLVPGEFYYYDLEEMIESEDAEVLIATWDGLFAGCGHASIRPGKPYNNFDRQAFLGFMYVVPEHRGKDIIQRIIGELKKWTEKKGLDEIRLQVYADNIAAIKAYEKVGFEKLLIDMRLK, from the coding sequence ATGGAGGAAATCATCATCAGAAAAGCCATGCCGGAAGACCTGCCGGTATTATTGCTGGCAGAACAAGAACTGATCAATGCAGAACGGCCATTCGACCCCACCCTCGTGCCGGGAGAATTTTACTACTACGATCTTGAGGAGATGATAGAAAGTGAAGACGCGGAAGTATTGATCGCCACATGGGATGGGCTCTTTGCGGGCTGTGGACATGCCTCGATACGCCCCGGCAAGCCTTACAACAATTTCGACAGGCAGGCTTTCCTGGGTTTTATGTATGTGGTGCCGGAGCATCGCGGCAAAGATATTATCCAGCGTATTATCGGGGAATTGAAGAAATGGACGGAGAAAAAGGGCCTTGACGAAATAAGACTGCAGGTATATGCGGATAACATCGCTGCCATCAAAGCATACGAGAAAGTAGGCTTTGAAAAGCTGCTGATAGATATGAGATTGAAATAA